One window from the genome of Salvia splendens isolate huo1 chromosome 9, SspV2, whole genome shotgun sequence encodes:
- the LOC121749220 gene encoding pentatricopeptide repeat-containing protein At2g17033-like, with the protein MSNKQENRDNNPSENVANNDCRRQSSPGGPPTSAGFRHYPPQSVCCTLTKQGQRFLSSLAAAEEPSTAASLLRKFAASSSKHVALTTLSHLLSTSDPCPRLSSVAFALFAAIKRESWFSWNAKLVADVIAFLYKEERFEEAENLFGETVLKLGLKERDLCAFYCNLMDSNAKHKSERVFADSCRELRKLMMQSGGVYTKQRGYSAVAAGFCQMGYPEKAENVVQEMVGNGVRVTAFELRSLVYGYGQKGLLEDMKRSIVWMENKGFGLDTVCCNMVLSSFGAHGEIQEMVSWLKKMKGLGVELSVRTYNSVLNWCPTIVFLLKDIKSAPLSIDGLVDGLEGDEASLVLELLNSTVLDQVMECSQSQLKLDLHGMHVSTAYFVLLQWFHELKLRFVAGDCMTPAEILVVSGRGKHSSARGESPVRGLAKEIFMRTKCPLRIDRKNIGCFIGKGKAFKDWLLHIL; encoded by the exons ATGTCGAATAAACAAGAAAATAGAGATAAT AATCCATCTGAGAACGTCGCCAACAATGATTGCCGGCGGCAGTCTTCACCTGGCGGCCCACCAACCTCAGCCGGCTTCCGCCACTACCCACCACAGTCAGTCTGCTGCACGCTGACAAAACAAGGCCAGCGGTTTCTCTCCTCCCTCGCCGCCGCAGAAGAGCCTTCCACCGCTGCCAGCTTACTCCGGAAATTCGCCGCCTCATCGTCAAAGCACGTGGCCCTCACCACACTCTCCCATCTTCTCTCCACCTCCGATCCCTGTCCCCGCCTCTCCTCCGTCGCATTTGCG TTGTTTGCAGCGATCAAGCGAGAATCGTGGTTTAGCTGGAATGCAAAGCTGGTGGCAGATGTGATTGCTTTCCTGTACAAGGAAGAGAGATTTGAAGAGGCAGAAAATCTGTTTGGTGAGACAGTTTTGAAGTTGGGGTTGAAAGAGAGGGATCTGTGTGCATTCTACTGTAATTTAATGGATTCTAATGCTAAGCATAAGTCGGAGAGGGTGTTTGCAGATTCTTGTAGAGAGTTGAGGAAGTTGATGATGCAATCGGGTGGCGTTTACACGAAGCAGAGAGGGTATTCAGCCGTGGCTGCCGGGTTTTGTCAGATGGGGTATCCTGAGAAGGCTGAGAATGTGGTGCAAGAAATGGTGGGAAATGGGGTGAGAGTGACGGCTTTTGAGCTGAGATCGCTGGTGTATGGATATGGGCAGAAGGGGCTTCTTGAAGATATGAAGAGGAGCATAGTTTGGATGGAAAACAAAGGGTTTGGATTGGATACGGTGTGTTGTAACATGGTGCTGTCGTCATTTGGAGCACATGGTGAGATTCAAGAAATGGTTTCAtggctgaagaagatgaaggggTTAGGCGTAGAGTTATCAGTTAGAACCTATAATTCGGTTCTAAATTGGTGTCCCACCATCGTGTTCCTGCTCAAAGATATCAAGAGTGCACCTCTATCGATTGATGGACTGGTGGATGGTTTGGAAGGAGATGAAGCCAGTTTGGTGCTGGAGTTGTTGAACTCGACTGTTCTTGATCAGGTGATGGAGTGTAGCCAGTCACAGTTGAAGCTGGATTTGCATGGAATGCATGTGAGCACGGCATATTTCGTACTGCTGCAGTGGTTTCATGAGCTGAAGCTGAGGTTTGTTGCTGGGGATTGCATGACTCCTGCTGAGATTCTGGTGGTTTCTGGCCGTGGGAAGCACAGCTCTGCAAGAGGAGAATCGCCTGTAAGAGGTTTGGCGAAAGAAATTTTTATGAGGACAAAATGCCCATTGAGGATAGATAGGAAGAATATTGGATGTTTCATTGGCAAAGGAAAAGCATTCAAGGACTGGTTGCTTCATATATTGTGA